The Triticum aestivum cultivar Chinese Spring chromosome 3A, IWGSC CS RefSeq v2.1, whole genome shotgun sequence genome includes a region encoding these proteins:
- the LOC123061564 gene encoding proline-rich receptor-like protein kinase PERK8, with the protein MPRILVESVEHLATAPVVGGPPPPPPKSSASPPTPARSSPPPPTPPPKSPPPSSPPPASSGNNQSANLPPGSPPAKKSPASSPPPPASPPPSTPPASRSPPPSSPPPSPPSQQSSPPPAQSTPPSPGVSTRPSPGATTSPSQQSPPKATTSPPASPPPSQPKNPAPATPTPSPPLNAKSATKPPAGAGTSPPPIETPGTPTSVPAAAGQVPAAPGTPSAASLLLPSSIMPASRPPPGTWQSPPGPAVARASPPSLAPPARALGENLPIGVIVGVAVAGFLMALASLFIVACLSDRGKKRRPPMRKRGTMVVPARAPDSYPPSNGPAASPSDTNSYEFTGYKSCFMYDELAGITGGFSAANVIGEGGFGKVYMGTLGDGRRVAVKQLKAGGGQGEKEFRAEVDIISRIHHRHLVTLVGYCVTENHRLLVYEFVSNDTLEHHLHGEGLPVMDWPKRMKIAIGSARGLTYLHEDCHPRIIHRDIKSANILLDNAFEAKVADFGLAKLTNDSMTHVSTRVMGTFGYMAPEYASSGKLTDRSDVFSFGVVLLELITGRKPVDSSQPLGEESLVEWARPLLVDALETDDFREIADPALECRYSKIEMRRMVEAAAACIRHTVTKRPRMVQVWRSLDVDGGSTDLTNGVKLGHSTAYDSGQYSADIELFRRMGFEADLDTAEYGLSDGGLVPGGNSGQQLDGEAHQINQLGSPAGRLNPPATLHRTP; encoded by the exons ATGCCGCGCATTCTCGTGGAATCGGTCGAACACTTGGCCACTGCCCCCGTAGTAGGGGGTCCTCCGCCCCCCCCGCCGAAGTCTTCAGCCTCACCGCCGACGCCGGCACGGTCATCGCCTCCGCCGCCCACACCGCCACCTAAGTCCCCGCCCCCGTCCTCTCCACCTCCTGCGTCTTCCGGCAACAATCAGAGTGCGAATTTGCCTCCAGGGTCGCCTCCGGCAAAGAAGTCTCCTGCATCGTCCCCACCTCCTCCGGCTTCGCCTCCGCCCTCAACTCCGCCGGCAAGCCGGTCACCACCACCCTCTTCTCCCCCGCCATCGCCGCCTTCGCAACAATCGTCGCCGCCACCAGCGCAATCGACGCCACCGTCGCCTGGTGTATCAACTCGGCCATCGCCAGGGGCAACGACATCGCCGTCGCAGCAATCACCTCCGAAAGCGACGACCTCACCACCGGCGTCGCCACCACCATCGCAACCAAAGAACCCAGCACCAGCCACCCCAACCCCTTCACCTCCCCTCAATGCGAAGTCAGCCACGAAACCTCCCGCCGGTGCAGGAACATCGCCCCCACCGATTGAAACGCCTGGGACGCCCACATCAGTACCGGCCGCAGCAGGTCAGGTGCCGGCGGCTCCAGGGACCCCTTCAGCTGCCTCACTGTTGCTGCCTTCGAGCATTATGCCGGCCTCCAGGCCTCCTCCTGGCACGTGGCAGAGCCCTCCCGGTCCGGCCGTCGCGAGGGCGAGCCCACCGTCTCTGGCACCTCCGGCGAGAGCCTTGGGTGAGAACCTGCCGATCGGGGTGATTGTTGGGGTCGCCGTGGCCGGGTTCCTCATGGCACTGGCGTCGCTTTTCATTGTGGCGTGCCTCAGCGACCGGGGGAAGAAGCGGCGTCCACCCATGCGCAAGAGAGGAACCATGGTCGTGCCCGCAC GTGCGCCGGACTCGTACCCTCCGTCCAACGGGCCGGCAGCGTCGCCGAGCGACACGAACTCGTACGAGTTCACCGGGTACAAATCGTGCTTCATGTACGACGAGCTGGCGGGGATCACGGGCGGGTTCTCGGCGGCGAACGTGATCGGCGAGGGCGGGTTCGGGAAGGTGTACATGGGCACGCTGGGCGACGGGCGGCGCGTGGCGGTGAAGCAGCTCAAGGCCGGAGGCGGGCAGGGGGAGAAGGAGTTCCGCGCGGAGGTGGACATCATCAGCCGCATCCACCACCGCCACCTGGTGACGCTGGTCGGGTACTGCGTCACCGAGAACCACCGCCTCCTCGTCTACGAGTTCGTCTCCAACGACACGCTGGAGCACCACCTGCACGGAGAAGGGCTTCCGGTGATGGACTGGCCGAAGCGGATGAAGATTGCCATCGGATCAGCCCGTGGATTGACCTACTTGCACGAAGACT GCCATCCTAGGATCATACATCGGGATATCAAGTCAGCCAACATTCTCCTGGACAACGCCTTCGAGGCAAAG GTTGCAGATTTCGGTCTCGCTAAGCTAACCAACGACTCTATGACTCATGTCTCCACGCGCGTCATGGGCACATTCGG GTACATGGCGCCGGAGTACGCATCAAGCGGGAAGCTGACGGACAGATCCGACGTGTTTTCGTTTGGGGTGGTGCTCTTGGAGCTTATCACTGGGCGGAAGCCTGTAGATTCGTCTCAACCCCTAGGAGAAGAAAGCTTAGTTGAATGG GCTCGGCCTCTCCTGGTGGATGCGCTGGAGACGGACGACTTCAGGGAAATCGCCGACCCTGCCCTAGAGTGCAGGTACTCCAAGATCGAGATGCGGAGGATGGTGGAGGCGGCCGCCGCTTGCATTCGCCACACCGTCACCAAGAGACCGAGGATGGTGCAG GTGTGGCGATCGCTGGACGTGGACGGCGGCTCGACGGACCTGACCAACGGCGTCAAGCTCGGGCACAGCACCGCGTACGACTCAGGGCAGTACTCGGCGGACATCGAGCTCTTCCGGCGGATGGGGTTCGAGGCCGACCTCGACACCGCCGAGTACGGCTTGTCCGACGGCGGACTGGTTCCGGGAGGCAACAGCGGACAGCAGCTGGACGGTGAGGCCCATCAAATCAACCAGCTCGGATCGCCGGCCGGCCGGTTAAATCCTCCTGCAACGCTGCATAGAACGCCATAG
- the LOC123061565 gene encoding uncharacterized protein → MSLSISLTCHCFPSSSAPPPLPRSSVPLAHTTHCCSRPTPLRRAPPPPAACPFPSSSGCARHGGGGRKTGGSGRGLERSRGWCGSLLRWQRLVPQQPSRRSCHHSSREEGVAGDKGRLHESGPLSAAAPASTPWPAATRAPRLGCVPMVRVDVHVQHTPEAGEELVDGENDVVDIAEAVGVARACMVHAAGPIYSPPPSAHATASDPPA, encoded by the exons ATGTCTCTTTCGATCTCTCTCACCTGCCATTGCTTTCCATCGTCCAGCGCGCCACCACCCCTTCCACGCTCCAGCGTGCCGCTGGCCCACACCACGCATTGCTGCAGCCGGCCCACGCccctccgccgcgcgccgccaccgccggccgcctGCCCGTTCCCCAGTTCCTCCGGCTGTGCGAGGCACGGTGGCGGTGGGAGGAAAACTGGCGGATCTGGGCGCGGCCTTGAGAGATCTCGCGGCTGGTGCGGTAGCTTGCTACGATGGCAGCGACTT GTACCTCAACAACCGTCACGACGGAGCTGCCACCACAGCTCGAGAGAGGAGGGCGTTGCCGGAGACAAGGGCCGCCTGCACGAGTCAGGCCCGCTATCGGCGGCAGCGCCCGCGTCCACACCCTGGCCAGCGGCAACACGAGCACCAAGGTTGGGCTGTGTCCCCATGGTGCGTGTTGATGTCCATGTGCAGCACACGCCGGAAGCGGGCGAGGAGTTGGTTGATGGCGAGAACGATGTCGTTGACATAGCTGAAGCTGTTGGCGTGGCCAGGGCATGCATGGTGCATGCCGCCGGACCAATTTACTCGCCGCCGCCGAGCGCGCACGCCACGGCCAGCGACCCGCCGGCGTAG